In the genome of Desulfovibrio sp. JC022, the window TTCACTGAAGGCTGGTGGTACCGGACTGAACCTGACCTCAGCTGACTACGTTATCCACTACGATCCATGGTGGAACCCGGCTGTAGAAAATCAGGCCACTGACCGAACCCACCGTATCGGCCAGAAACGTCAGGTATTCGCATACAAGATGATTTGTCAGAATACTGTTGAGGAAAAGATCCTCGGCTTGCAGGAAATGAAAAAAAGCGTTGCAGACGCCATTATTCCCGGTCAGTCTGCACTCAAGTCGCTCACCCGTGACGACCTTGAAATGCTCTTTGAAATTTAATTCCAGCAGACAATAAAAGATAATCAAGCCCGGAATCTTACAGAGATTCCGGGCTTTCTATTTTCTGAACGTACTTCAAATTTGAAAATTAATTCCATTTTGAGGTTGACTAATATTAACTTCAAACGTTAATTGAAAACGAAAGTCAATATCAAAAGAAACAGTTCTTGGAGGACGAAATGTTTATACCTGAATCAATGTGCGGATGCTCAGCGGAAACAAAGCTCAACAACCGGGAAGCTAAAAAAGTCTCCCTGTTCGAGGTCAAGTTCAGCAAAAAAGCCATGATCCTGATCGGCATGGGAATAAAAAAACAGGCTGCAAAGCACGGCTTGCCAGAAGGAATCATCAAGGAACACATGAAAGGCAACTTATATATGGCACCGCCTTCAAAACACCTCTACTTTCTTTTCCATGTACCGGAAATTGACGCGGACATGCACATCTCAATCCCGCCCTGCCACTTTGATTTTATAGGTTAAAAAAATCCATATTTCACGGGAGGGAATCTGACCAGACTTTCCTACTTGATCGTGTAGAGGAAAGTCCGTCTCCGGCACCCGCTCCGGCCTGCGGGTGAACAGATTCCTCCCGTGATTCTCAAATACTAACAAGCTCTGGAATACGGAACAAAAAAAATGAGTCAGCCAAACAACCAAGTCATTATTTATACCGACAATCCTGAACCTTATGAAAACTCCAACCTTTCAAAATACATCAACATGGAATTCTGCTCCTGCCCGGATCAATTTTGCCACACCATGCTGGGAAAAAAATATTCAGGGCTGGTACTTGATGTCCGCAAAGTGATGCAAACTCCCTGCTGCGACAGAAACCGGATACTCACAATTTCATCAGGAGTCCCCACAATAAGAACTCTTGAAAAAGACAAGCAGACCGTTTTTCTGGACAACCATGAGGACTTCATCTGCGATTGCCTGACAGCACCATGCACCGGGCCGCGGTCATCCTGCCCCATAAATGTAAGTCTTCCGGTAAAAATCAGCATGGAAAATGATCCGGCCATGGCCCAGAGCTTTAATGGAACGATCCACTACATTTCAGAACAAGGATGCATATTCCACACAGACACAGAGCTTGAAGGCGCAAACTTCCTGTATCTACAAATTGACTCACTAAAAAACAGATTACCTATTTTTGCCGGACTATGCAGTGAACAATGCAAAGCCGACTGCCCTTGCGGGGTCCGCACAAAATTTCTGGATATCAAAAAAGACCAGCAGGAGGAAATAAAAGCCACCGTCACCGGCATAAAATAATCAGCTAAAATGCATCACATCAACAGCACATAGACACACAGCGGCAGGCTGTGCGATAATGCAGCATTATGATTAATAAGCCTGCGCAGATAATCCACAGCCTGACCGCCGCTCTGCTGCTCTGCACCCTTGTTACAACAACGGGCTGCTCTTTCTTTTACAAGCCCATTGAGCAAGCACAACAATATGCACTCCTACAGCAATACGACGCTGCGGTGGACAAACTGACCGATGTTATCGACTCGGACGCTTCGGAGGAAGAAAAAGCTCAAGCCTTCATGCTCCGGGGAGAGGCCTATACATCGCTGAAAGAATACCGCTATGCCTATCGGGATCTGCAAGTAGCGTGGAAGCTCTCCTGCCATATCTATCAGACTTTCCCAACCCCGCAGCTGCCAGCAGTAACCGAAGCCCCGCAATCTCAATCAACAGGCAACTCCACGCAACAGGAACCTGCCCCGAAACCTTTCACCCCTGCACGGGCCTGCATAGAGCAGCTTCCCCGGCTAATCGACGAGCTGAAGCCTTTTACCAGCGAATTCGGGGCCATCATGTCTACACAGGAAGCTTCGGCTATCGTGAAGGAAATGTTTCCTGATATGCCAAGATAAAAATACATTTTGATGCGCTTCGCGGTTTTAAGAATGAACTAATTTTGCCTCCGGCGGCCAAAGGAGCTAAGCCCCTTTGGAATCCCTATTAAGGCTTCGCCGCTTCGTATTTGAAATTTTGCTTGAAAATAAAAAATCCCCAATCTCGGTGAGATTGGGGATTAATTTTTAACAATTCGAAAGCTTGCTTAGAACGGCACTTCATCCATTCCACTTGCTTCGGAAGGAAATGCGGGACCGAGGTCCTCTTCTTCCTGAAAACCGCCGCCCTGCTGTTGCTGCTGGGGCTGCTGGTTATTGTTGTACTGTTGCTGCTGGGGCTGGCCCTGATAGCCGCCACCCTGCTGCTGGTTGTTATTATTGTACTGACCACCGCTGCCCTGCTGCTGGTAACCACCCTGCTGCTGGCCCTGATATCCACCGTCCTGACGGCTGTCGAGCCCTTGAATATTGCTGGCGACAATCTCAGTGGTGTAGCGGTCCTGACCGTTCTGGTCCTGCCATTTGCGGGTCTGCAATTTACCTTCAACCATAACAAGACGGCCTTTGGTCAGGTACTTGCCCACAAATTCAGCAGTGTGTCTCCAAGCGGTAACACGATGCCATTCGGTCTTATCAACCTTCTGCCCGGTATTACGATCCTTGTAGCCTTCATCTGTAGCCACAGAAATGTTGGCAAAGGCCTGACCGGAGGTTGTGTATGAAAGTTTCGGATCCTGTCCGAGACGTCCTATTAAAATTACTTTGTTCATGCTTCCTGCCATCTAGGCCCCCATTTATCTGAATTTTCTTTTTGAAGCGATTTTTTCCGCAATACTCAACTCATCTTCAAGATCGTAGCTGATGGTATTTGCTTCCGAAGCTTTCCAATCACCAAGAGCTTTCTCCATCCGCAGCTTTAAATCGTACGCTTTACGGATGGATTCAGCCATGGCTTCGGCCTTTTCTTCCGGGATCATACCCAGCTCAAGACGGTCCTTAAGGTCTTCGATAAGCTCGATAACCCCGTGCGGACGCCCCTCGACCTGCGGCTCTTCCCATGCGGTCTTAACCAGATAGGGCCAATTCTTCTCAACTTCGGCTTCGTCATATGTACGGGCCATAACCCTGATTTGAAGCACATTTCCCATGCGAAAAATCCTTTATTAATACGGAAAAAAAGAGTCCGTCAATGGCAACATTACAAAAGTGAAAAGCTCTTATTAATCAACCTCTTCCCATTCACTCTGAACACGGTTGACAACTTCCTGAATCTGCTTGAGCTGGTCGGCAGGGCAAACACCGATCAGCGGCTGGGCTGCATCAACGTTATCACCGTTATGAAAGTATACAGAATAAATGAGACCTTCGGGACCGCTGTAATTGAGCGGGGTTTCCCTTTTCATACGGGAAACAATGAACAGCTCCATTCCCTCAGTAACCTTAACTGAACGCTCACCGGAGCCTTTAATCTTGGCATCAACTTCGGGGGTGAAGTAGTATTTTGCTTTTTCCGGGGCATTGAACAGAAAAAGTGCTTTTTTAAGAATCAGCTGAATAACCTCTTCCTTGGAAAGAAAGTGGCGGATTTTGATCAGCACTTCCCCGGCTTCAACAAACTGGCCTTCCAGATCCTGACGAATGGAGACAATTTCACCTTTTTCAGGAGCAGTAATACTCTTGGTATTACGTTCACGAGTGAGCTTGGCAAGGACGGTTCCGGGCTTTTCCTTCCACTCACCGGAAGGACCGTTGACTTTATCACCAACCTTAAGTCCGGTAAATTCCACAGTTCCGGTATGAGGTACGGAAATCTCGATTTCATCGTAAGGGGAAGCCTTGATCTCTTCAAGCAGTTCTTTAATATTCAACATTATATTAACCTCTGAATTACTTTAAACTTATATACCGTTTCTGCGAACGGTCATTGATTATACACTTAATTTCGGACAGCGTCCGGTCCGGGCAATTTGCAGATATTATCAGGCAAAGTCAACCTGCTGCGAAACTCCCTAACACAGAAAAGCAGAGAAGATAAGAACCTACACAAACGTAGGTAAAACGTCGCCGAAGGCATTCCTACCTATAATATAAATTCCGTCCGCCCATGGTCATAAGTGACTGCCCGATATTGCGGCCCATTTCACGTCGATCCCAGATCCCTTGAATATGACCACGCGCAAGGGCATTCCACGCATTGTGGTAGTCGGGCGGAATGGCAATCCCGGTTGTTTCGGTGATAACCCTCGGCCCGGCAAATCCGATCTTGGAAGACCGGACAGCAAATTGGTAAGGTGAGCAGCCCAGAAAACTAGCCACCGACCCGCCATAAGAATTGGTGTCGTAAATTACCAGATACAGTCCACCGGCATCAACGTAACGACGCAGGGCCATGGTGCAACGCGGCATCTGAAGCACACCGTTCGTTCCTTCCTGAATGCGGATTCCGGCTGTACCGTGCGCATAAAAGATGAGCGGAAGCTGCTTACGCTGCGCCCTTTCCGCGGCCCGGATAATCTTCTCACCTTCAGCCGCCCCCACAGAACCGCCCCGAAACGGAGCTGCAAGACAGATAACTACAGCGTTGATCCCATCCATACGGGTTTCAAAGGTGATGCAGGAAGAACGCAACCCGGTCTTTTTGCGGGCCTCATCCAGCTTGAGATCAAAACCCTCATACTTAAGCGGGTTGGCTGACTCTATGCCGGAATTGAATTCAAAGCCTTCGGCATAATTAAAAACATTGTACAGATACCACTGATATTCCATAGGAAAATGATGCCCGCAATTGCTACAGACCCCGGCAAAATCCCCGAACAAGTCCGGCGCCCAAAGATCCAGACAGCCTTCGGTAGCCGAGTTAGGGCAGGAAAAAGTACGGTCATCCCGACACTTGGGACTGCTGTATTTCCAGCTCCCCTCCTCATAACAAGGGGACTGGTCCGAAGTTGAAAGACAAAGCAGTTTATCACGCACATCACTTGAAATTTTAATATCCGGCCCGGATTCATCCTTATTCTTCAAAAGACGAGCCGTGCGTTCCTTGACCAGATGGGCCTCGGCCTGAATCTCTTCCATACCCTGCTTGGCAGCACGAACAGTACGCCCCACAAGATTATATACGAAGAGGGATTTTGTGCTCCAGGCCATACCCTGCACAACCGCGCCCATCTTCAAAAATACGGACCGCTGATCCATGTAAGCAGAAGTGGAAAGAGTACGAAATTTCTCGTACCGCTTTTCAACCAGCCTTGCGCGGGCACGGGAGCTCAGAGCCCAGCGCATAAAGACGTCCTCGCCCTCTTCAGGTCCTTTATGTTTAAGGGCCATAGCCCGGAAAAGCTTAAGCCCTTTTACGGAGATACAAACCTCATTAGTAGCTCTGATAACCTCTGAACGAAGATTACGGAAAAATTCATAGCTGTTGGGCTTGGCACCTAAATGCGGCTCCTGCACAACACGGTCAATGTACCCCATGTCCAGATTATCTTCAGCAGTAATACCGAGCCTGCGCGCACAACCTGCTATCAGGGAATCATCAACCCGTTTACCATCCCTGAGATTAGCCTCAATGGCAGCCGCTCCTTCCGGGGAAATAACGGAGTAATAGCCATGGGAAAGCATGAGCCTGCGGTCGGCAAGGCCGATAGCCTCAGCACCGCCGGACCCGCCTTCAGAAGTAATAGAAATGATGGGCACATCAATCTTGCCCATCTCGTAAATATTCTTGGCAATCTGCTGAGCTGCGCCGGGATAATCCTCCACCGGGTAGGAACCGGGGGTGAATATATAAGTATGGATGGGAATCCCTTCAGCCTGCGCGACCTTCATATAATGCAGAGCCTTGGCATTGCCCCACGGCTTGACTGAACCACCGTTGCGGAACTCCTGCCCATGCCCTTTCTCCTGCCCGATAACCATGACCGGCTGATGAACGACCTTCTGCCCCACCCTACGGGTAATATAAGCCTGCGCAATGAGCATGGACGGATCAATGCTGAATTCACCCAGCCCGCCCAGTTCGGTGTAGTTATCGTAAACATTTTCCAGAATATCCGTAAGACAGATGCGCTGGGGATGGCGCACAATGCGCACCCGGTCCATGGGAGTCAGCTCTTTTTCCAGCTTGGATTCAAGAAAAGAAAACAGATCTTCAAGACGGGCCAGTTTACGCAGGGAATCCTTGGTGGAGATACTCCCCCGCAAACCACGAAATTCATCCAGCTCGGAACTGAGCATGGAAATATTGGCATTTTCAAGATTACCGAAAATGTCCTTGATGTAACTCAGCCGCTCTGCAAGAGCGTTGATGCGCTTATCAATATTCATAAAATTCCTGAATTATTTCAGCACAAGATACTAAAATTCCAGCAAACCGGAACTTTTATCAATCAAATAAGAAATATTGGATTCAAGCTTCCGTCCCGCCCGGTCCTGCCCCTGCAAAGTCAGACTATTCAAAAACTCTATTCCCCGCTGCTTAGCCTGCTCCAGATTTTTCCCGCGCACAATGGCCAGCGCAAGGTTGGGGTCAAATTCAGTGGGGATTTCATAAGCCCGGTCAGTGGGCACCTGCGTGTAGACTTCCAGCCAGTCCTGCTCCTGCCAGCCGAACTTTTCAATTGTGCCCACCCAAGGGGCAAAATCATTATCCGGATTTTCAGCAATAATACGGAACTCAATGGCAGCCCCGAAAAGATCCACATCATCCTGATCATAATTGATTGAATCGCCCAGACCAAGCCGGATCTGCTCGCGTACGATATTCACGTTGCGCTCGCCCTTGATGGCTGAAATAGCCGCAGAGACGCCGTTCTCCACCTGAATACGGGTATTCACTTCCATCAGAAAGGGTTCGCCGCGCGGTGTGACAATCCATTCCCATGTTCCCACGTTGTCATAATTTACAGCACGGGCCATGGACAGGGAGTGTTCGGTAATACTGTCCAGCACCCCGGAAGCATTAAAAATATAGTGAATTTCATCAGGCGCAAAACCGGGAGCGACCTCAATCCTCTTCTGGTTACCGCTGCTCTGCACCGAGCAGTTACGGGTCCCGAAATGAACGTGCTTTTCCCCGCTCTTCTCACAAACCACTTGAACTTCAAGATGGTTGAAGCCGTAGATACGCTGCTCAATGAGAACGCCTTCATCATTGAACTGACGTTTGGCATAGTTGCGAATACGCCGATAAACAGAACGGAACTCATCGGGATCATTGACCTCTTCAATACCCATACCTCCGCCCCCGGCGGAAGCCTTGACCATAATGGCCGGGGCTTGAAATCCCTGTTCCCTTTGAAATGCGAAAAGGCTGTCGGCAAGCTCAACAGCCTCAAGTTCATCATAAATAGGACTGTCGGACCCCGGAACAGTGGGTACCCCAAGACTACGCGCAAGACGTTTGGTATTAATCTTGTCGCCAAGTTCCTGAATCACCCGCCACGAAGGCCCTATAAAAATAAGCGGTTGTTCCCTTTTTACCACCCGGCGCGCAAACCTGAAATCCTCAGCAAAAAATCCGTATCCCGGATGGATGGCAGAAGCATTACTGCGGTCCGCAACACTGAATATCTCATTGGCATCCCGGTAGGAGCTGATACAAAAGAGACTATCTTCGCCGCCGTTGTCCCGCGCAAAACGAACATGACCACTTTCACTGTCCGCCATGGTATAGACGCAGACGAAATTCTGGTTAAGTTCCAGACAGGCTTTAGCAATCCTGATCGCAATCTCGCCACGGTTGGCGATCAGGACCTTGTGTTCTCCTTTATACACTTTTCAGCACCGGCATAATCAGGATGCGCCTTTCTTCTTGCGCAACAGAATCATACGCTTCTGGACCTCAAGAACGAGCTTATCAAGGCGCGCTTCCTGATACTTGTCCAGCTCAACATAAATACAGCCCATCAGTCCCTTACCAATGTCACGTACAACCTTGATATCAAGACCTGTCAAAAGCTCTTTTTTACCGAGGACAAAGTCCGCCTTGAGCTGCTGGTCCACCTCAAAAGTATCCTTCCCGGCAGAAAAAGCCAGACCGTTAACACTGAAATCTTTCACACTGTAAGTGGAAGGGTACCCTTCAATCCTGAGTGCCAGTCCGGGAAGACTCGTCCGGAACGCACCTCTTGACGTATTGCTATCGAATGAAATGTCCATTCTTCTCTCCAATAATGTTCAACCGGTTAACACCGATGACACCAAACTCAGGTCTAAACATCACACCCGCAGAATATAATCATATATATTTTGAGAGCGGAATTTAAATTTTACTAATTTTTTATAACCGCAGACTTACGGCCCGGTCATAATTTTATCCAACACAAATTCAACACGCCGATTACGCTGACGGTTGCGCTTCGAATTATTAGGAACAAGGGGATCCATCTCGCCCAAGCCCGTTGCGGTAAGTCTATTCGGCTTAATTCCCAATTTCATAAGGTAGCGCAGAACATTTACTGCACGTAAAGATGAAATTTCCCAGTTATCCTTCAACCTGCTCTTACTGCTTGGCTGGGTATCATCAGTGTACCCTTTGATATTGATATACTGGTCGGAGTGGCTGATAAAAAAGTTTTTCAAGGCTTTTACCGCGGCCCGCCCTTTTTTACTGAGCTGCACCTGTCCGGGTTTAAAAAGCACATCCGAGGGCAACTTGATAGTTATCTTGCCGTCCTCAAACTTGGCACTCATAATCCCTTCCACCCCCTTGGTGGTCTGGAGATATTTTACATCTTCAAAGACTTTGCGCTGGGCTTTGATTATCTGCCTGCGGGTGACAACCTGATTGAGGATGGCCCCGGCCTCCTCACGGGAGACCTTGCTGGTGGCGATCTTCTGCAATTTACCACTGATGGATTTGCTCACCGACTGAAAAGTCATATCAAATTTCTTAGCATCAATTTCAGACATGGAATAAAGCAAAATAAAAAAGACCAGCAGCAACATGGATAAGTCAGCAAAAGTGGTTATCCACTCATTCGGCTCATCCTCATCTGCTTCATCGTCAACAATCAGCCCGCCTTTCAGAAGTTCATCATCCATGGCTTAATCTCCGGTCCTGTCTCTGGGAGCCTGAAATGAAGAAAGCTTCTCATAAACCAGTCGGGGGTTATTGTTTTCGAGGATAGACTTGGCACCCTCAAAAATAATCTCAAGATGAAGCTGCTCCTGAAGAGTCCTCGCCCTAAGTTTTGCTCCGATGGGGATAAAAAGCAGGGTTGCCAGCAGGGAACCGTAAAAAGTGGTCAGAATAGCAACAGCCATGGCCGGACCGATGGATGCAGGGTCAGAAAGGTTGGACAGCATCTGGACCAGACCGATCAGAGTACCGAGCATACCAAACGCAGGAGCAAGTCCCGCAAGGCGTTTATACACGTCCTGAGCAATCTTGTGGCGTCTCTTCATGGCCGAAATTTCAATCTGCAAAGTGGCGCGGATAAGTTCAGGATCAGCATTATCTGCAATAAGCTGACATGATTTGCGCAGGACCACGTTCTCGGTCTGGACGTTTTCAAGGGCAATCAGACCTTCACGACGGCTGATTTCAGCAACTTTGACCATGATGCTAACAACTTCGTTGACCTTAACTTTTCTGGAAGAAAAAGCCTTGAATCCTGCGATCATGGCCTGAATAACTTCTTCAAAAGGAAAAGCAACGCAAATAGAAGCCAAAGTACCGCCGATAACAATCATCATACCGGGAACGTTGACAAATACGTCCACCGCACCGCCAATAAAAATTGCACCGACAACCAGGGAAAGCCCGACCAGCATCCCGATTAAAGTGGAAAAATCCATAGAAACCCGTTCTCTTTTAAGTTACTAGTTAAGACGGATAGTTAGAGAAACAAGGAGCAACCACATGCTCCATCCGTACATTAAACCCGAAACTACGAGTAAAAAAACTATGACCTCCCCGGAATCTATACATACTATTAGCAGGCATATACTAGAAAAGATAGATAATTTTCAAGCAACTGCCACCGGAATTATTCTCGGTTCAGGTCTTGGCGAGGCCATAACCCGTCTGGATTCAGCAATTGAAATCCCCTACTCTGAAATTCCGGGATTTCCGCAATCCACAGTCAAGGGCCACAGCGGAAGCCTCATATATGGTTTAATGGAAGGAAAACCAATACTTGTCTTCAGCGGGCGGTTTCACATTTACGAAGGATACAGCGCAGCCGAAGCCTGCACTCCGGTAAGGGTTATGGGTGAGTTGGGCATAAAAAGAATTTTCATTACCAATGCCGCCGGAGCACTCAATCCTCAATTTGATGCCGGGGACCTTATGTTGATCACCGATCAGATCAATTTTACCGGGCACTCCCCGCTGACCGGACAAAATAACGACGATTGGGGAGTCCGTTTCCCGGATATGAGCAAAGTTTACTGCGAGAAATTGCGTGCAACAGCTGTTCAAGCCGCTAAAGACAAGGGAATCCGCCTTGAGCGCGGTGTGTATGTTCAAGTCAGCGGACCCAACCTCGAAACCCCGGCTGAGACCCGCATGTTTAAACGGCTTGGTGCCGACGCAGTAGGCATGTCCACCGCCATCGAAGCCATTGCCGCAGTGCACATGGGCATCAAAGTAATGGGCATAGCCTGTTTGACCAACAAAAACCTGCCGGACTGCATGGCTGAGACAACTCACGAAGCAGTAATCGAGCAGGCTGCCAAGTCTTCAGCCGCCATGTCCGCATTGATTCGAGAAATTATTTCCCGGCTGGATTAGTTTTTTAACTGTCAGGAAGGCCATTTTTCCGGCTCTATTTGCCCGATTTTGTCATCGCAAATAAAATGCCACGGGGTCAAGAGTCTGTATAAGCGTCTCTTTTCTACCGTGGCATTTTCATTGCAAACAATTTAGCGTCAGCAAACCCTTACAATGTTGCTCATATTTAAAAACAGGGAACTTTCATGAAAGGCAGAACAATAAGCTTGATAATGGCACTGACCGCGCTTCTGGCATTTAGCGCATGCTCAGCAGGCTACAAAGAACGGACCTTGGACTACCTCGGCAAACGCCCCACCACCGGACCGTTTTTCAAGGAAGATAATACCCCCATGGTAGAATTGAACTACAAAGCAGGGGACCAGATATCCAATCAACTTGAAGAAAGACTCCCTCCGGGATCACCTATCACCGTGAGCATGTTCCGGCTGCGCGGCAGTACCCTGCAAACTGACTTTGCCAAAGTTCTCACCGAGCAGGTAGCTTCACGCATTGCGCAAAAAGGATTTGCCATTGTTGCTGACAGTTCCCGCTTTCCCACAACCGCCCTTGATGAAGATCTGGCTCCGCCGGAAAAATGTGTACTCGCCGGGGCATATTCCGTCGGCAAAAAACAAATTTTTGTAACTGCCGCAGTTTCAACCGTTGCAGACGGAGAAATTCTAGGTTCATGGGACTGGACTGTGCCCCTCAATTCAAAAACAAAGGCTCTGCTGCCCATCAAGGAAGACCCGGATATCTACCCTATGGTCAATACCTCCGGGCCAATTGAAAGAAATGATCCCGCACAATCCACATCACAACCGCGTTACGTGCCGGACCAATTTCACAACCAGCCCGGCTTTGAGCAGGATATTATGAATTAAGAATGCCTTCGGCGACCCTGCCGGGGGCCTTAAACCCTTTAGTTCAGCTTCGCTGCTTAACCCAATAGTTTATCACTTAAATAGAAACGGGGCATCTCCGATCAACTCGGCGATGCCCCGTTTCAGCTTATATAGTCAAAGGAGGTAGATGAATCCTTTCTTTACAAAACTCTAAAGCGGTACAGGCTGATCAAGAGTAGTCTTGGCCTTTATTT includes:
- a CDS encoding purine-nucleoside phosphorylase, which gives rise to MTSPESIHTISRHILEKIDNFQATATGIILGSGLGEAITRLDSAIEIPYSEIPGFPQSTVKGHSGSLIYGLMEGKPILVFSGRFHIYEGYSAAEACTPVRVMGELGIKRIFITNAAGALNPQFDAGDLMLITDQINFTGHSPLTGQNNDDWGVRFPDMSKVYCEKLRATAVQAAKDKGIRLERGVYVQVSGPNLETPAETRMFKRLGADAVGMSTAIEAIAAVHMGIKVMGIACLTNKNLPDCMAETTHEAVIEQAAKSSAAMSALIREIISRLD
- a CDS encoding biotin attachment protein; the encoded protein is MLNIKELLEEIKASPYDEIEISVPHTGTVEFTGLKVGDKVNGPSGEWKEKPGTVLAKLTRERNTKSITAPEKGEIVSIRQDLEGQFVEAGEVLIKIRHFLSKEEVIQLILKKALFLFNAPEKAKYYFTPEVDAKIKGSGERSVKVTEGMELFIVSRMKRETPLNYSGPEGLIYSVYFHNGDNVDAAQPLIGVCPADQLKQIQEVVNRVQSEWEEVD
- a CDS encoding biotin carboxylase N-terminal domain-containing protein encodes the protein MYKGEHKVLIANRGEIAIRIAKACLELNQNFVCVYTMADSESGHVRFARDNGGEDSLFCISSYRDANEIFSVADRSNASAIHPGYGFFAEDFRFARRVVKREQPLIFIGPSWRVIQELGDKINTKRLARSLGVPTVPGSDSPIYDELEAVELADSLFAFQREQGFQAPAIMVKASAGGGGMGIEEVNDPDEFRSVYRRIRNYAKRQFNDEGVLIEQRIYGFNHLEVQVVCEKSGEKHVHFGTRNCSVQSSGNQKRIEVAPGFAPDEIHYIFNASGVLDSITEHSLSMARAVNYDNVGTWEWIVTPRGEPFLMEVNTRIQVENGVSAAISAIKGERNVNIVREQIRLGLGDSINYDQDDVDLFGAAIEFRIIAENPDNDFAPWVGTIEKFGWQEQDWLEVYTQVPTDRAYEIPTEFDPNLALAIVRGKNLEQAKQRGIEFLNSLTLQGQDRAGRKLESNISYLIDKSSGLLEF
- a CDS encoding carboxyl transferase domain-containing protein, with protein sequence MNIDKRINALAERLSYIKDIFGNLENANISMLSSELDEFRGLRGSISTKDSLRKLARLEDLFSFLESKLEKELTPMDRVRIVRHPQRICLTDILENVYDNYTELGGLGEFSIDPSMLIAQAYITRRVGQKVVHQPVMVIGQEKGHGQEFRNGGSVKPWGNAKALHYMKVAQAEGIPIHTYIFTPGSYPVEDYPGAAQQIAKNIYEMGKIDVPIISITSEGGSGGAEAIGLADRRLMLSHGYYSVISPEGAAAIEANLRDGKRVDDSLIAGCARRLGITAEDNLDMGYIDRVVQEPHLGAKPNSYEFFRNLRSEVIRATNEVCISVKGLKLFRAMALKHKGPEEGEDVFMRWALSSRARARLVEKRYEKFRTLSTSAYMDQRSVFLKMGAVVQGMAWSTKSLFVYNLVGRTVRAAKQGMEEIQAEAHLVKERTARLLKNKDESGPDIKISSDVRDKLLCLSTSDQSPCYEEGSWKYSSPKCRDDRTFSCPNSATEGCLDLWAPDLFGDFAGVCSNCGHHFPMEYQWYLYNVFNYAEGFEFNSGIESANPLKYEGFDLKLDEARKKTGLRSSCITFETRMDGINAVVICLAAPFRGGSVGAAEGEKIIRAAERAQRKQLPLIFYAHGTAGIRIQEGTNGVLQMPRCTMALRRYVDAGGLYLVIYDTNSYGGSVASFLGCSPYQFAVRSSKIGFAGPRVITETTGIAIPPDYHNAWNALARGHIQGIWDRREMGRNIGQSLMTMGGRNLYYR
- a CDS encoding single-stranded DNA-binding protein; its protein translation is MAGSMNKVILIGRLGQDPKLSYTTSGQAFANISVATDEGYKDRNTGQKVDKTEWHRVTAWRHTAEFVGKYLTKGRLVMVEGKLQTRKWQDQNGQDRYTTEIVASNIQGLDSRQDGGYQGQQQGGYQQQGSGGQYNNNNQQQGGGYQGQPQQQQYNNNQQPQQQQQGGGFQEEEDLGPAFPSEASGMDEVPF
- a CDS encoding motility protein A; protein product: MDFSTLIGMLVGLSLVVGAIFIGGAVDVFVNVPGMMIVIGGTLASICVAFPFEEVIQAMIAGFKAFSSRKVKVNEVVSIMVKVAEISRREGLIALENVQTENVVLRKSCQLIADNADPELIRATLQIEISAMKRRHKIAQDVYKRLAGLAPAFGMLGTLIGLVQMLSNLSDPASIGPAMAVAILTTFYGSLLATLLFIPIGAKLRARTLQEQLHLEIIFEGAKSILENNNPRLVYEKLSSFQAPRDRTGD
- a CDS encoding flagellar motor protein MotB codes for the protein MDDELLKGGLIVDDEADEDEPNEWITTFADLSMLLLVFFILLYSMSEIDAKKFDMTFQSVSKSISGKLQKIATSKVSREEAGAILNQVVTRRQIIKAQRKVFEDVKYLQTTKGVEGIMSAKFEDGKITIKLPSDVLFKPGQVQLSKKGRAAVKALKNFFISHSDQYINIKGYTDDTQPSSKSRLKDNWEISSLRAVNVLRYLMKLGIKPNRLTATGLGEMDPLVPNNSKRNRQRNRRVEFVLDKIMTGP
- a CDS encoding PilZ domain-containing protein, translated to MDISFDSNTSRGAFRTSLPGLALRIEGYPSTYSVKDFSVNGLAFSAGKDTFEVDQQLKADFVLGKKELLTGLDIKVVRDIGKGLMGCIYVELDKYQEARLDKLVLEVQKRMILLRKKKGAS